The uncultured Fibrobacter sp. genome has a window encoding:
- a CDS encoding TIGR02147 family protein, whose amino-acid sequence MCIALDHLFDYDDFRKFLQDYFEEQKKMRAVFSHRFFAAKAGFSSSSYCLNVIRGRFNLTPKSIEKIAKAMNFEPLQKAYFEALVQYNQAQQVGERENAWEQIVQIRKQIEFTHVTTREQAYFSKWYYPVVREMAVNADWHGDYMLLARMLTPQITTDEAREAVKNLLDWNLLKKVGDRFEATSQMLDASEIPPIALRQIRREYIQHAIGAVESMPKNERFAAFTTLAMSESSYDYAVEVLEEARKKIIARAANDLNVERVYEMMLVAFPMSKKIEKEAK is encoded by the coding sequence ATGTGTATTGCGCTAGATCATCTGTTTGATTACGACGACTTCCGCAAGTTCCTGCAGGATTACTTCGAGGAACAGAAGAAGATGCGGGCTGTTTTTTCGCACCGCTTTTTTGCGGCGAAAGCGGGATTCAGCAGTTCTTCTTATTGCTTGAACGTGATCCGTGGACGTTTTAACCTGACGCCGAAGTCCATTGAAAAAATCGCGAAGGCGATGAATTTCGAACCGTTGCAGAAAGCCTATTTCGAGGCGTTGGTGCAGTACAATCAGGCCCAGCAAGTGGGGGAACGCGAAAACGCCTGGGAACAGATTGTCCAGATTCGTAAGCAGATTGAATTTACACATGTCACGACTCGCGAACAGGCGTACTTTAGCAAATGGTACTATCCGGTGGTACGCGAAATGGCCGTGAATGCCGATTGGCATGGCGACTATATGTTGCTTGCCCGTATGCTTACCCCGCAGATTACGACCGACGAAGCCCGCGAGGCAGTCAAAAACCTTTTGGACTGGAATCTGCTCAAGAAAGTGGGAGATCGTTTTGAGGCGACATCGCAGATGCTCGATGCCTCCGAGATCCCGCCGATAGCCTTAAGACAGATCCGTCGCGAATATATTCAGCATGCCATTGGCGCCGTAGAATCGATGCCCAAGAACGAACGCTTTGCTGCGTTTACGACTCTTGCCATGAGCGAAAGTTCTTATGATTATGCGGTGGAGGTGCTGGAGGAGGCCCGCAAAAAGATTATTGCGCGGGCAGCCAATGACCTTAATGTAGAGCGTGTGTACGAAATGATGCTTGTTGCGTTCCCGATGAGTAAGAAAATTGAAAAGGAGGCGAAATAA
- a CDS encoding LamG domain-containing protein has translation MDNLFKNASGVISLKNLLGFAAVSLFALVLSSCSKGDDMAGGVTDIGNSVAEGFVVTESNQPVARARVVAYYDDWGKTALEDSSVVVFADDNGMFSLKFDSTRSVVLYAEGGDGTMGLSRIQNKESAHVMVGYPRRLESSVADASSGYMRIVGRSETAPVNSDGSFAFSSMPVGEISLVYVADEQPMAHFDFMTAAVGDTLKIPSLEKRAENNGLLTISDYRYYSGVTFAGIMVDVPAGITVPEPVVVPDDSLETPPVETDSTEVDTTENLAISINLHMDGENDGTVVYNSDGTLADPDSVEYVDGISGKGISLKVGQYIGVGNVDPCEGDFTLSIWTVWKGFRVGSIYQLLFAQRIDWTQSAARFQLQYDFLTSSIVAVSDGITSTGYVSLSKGNTERGGVLPPNEWANIVLVYESGKLYLYVNGELANESATGDKFTPKDFAEPVPFCIGGSEVANDTWNGIIDELTIESTARSAKWVKAQYDAMKSGE, from the coding sequence ATGGATAACTTGTTCAAAAATGCCTCTGGCGTTATTTCTTTGAAAAATTTGTTGGGCTTTGCGGCCGTGTCCTTGTTTGCGCTGGTCTTGTCGTCTTGTTCCAAAGGTGACGATATGGCGGGCGGCGTGACGGATATCGGAAACTCCGTTGCGGAAGGCTTTGTAGTGACCGAGAGCAATCAGCCCGTGGCCCGTGCCCGCGTGGTAGCCTATTACGATGACTGGGGTAAAACCGCGCTAGAAGATTCGTCCGTAGTCGTATTTGCGGACGATAACGGAATGTTCAGCTTGAAGTTCGACAGTACGCGCTCCGTGGTGCTCTATGCCGAAGGGGGCGACGGTACAATGGGACTTTCCCGCATCCAGAATAAGGAAAGTGCTCATGTGATGGTTGGATATCCGCGCAGGCTCGAAAGCAGTGTCGCCGATGCCAGTTCCGGTTATATGCGCATTGTCGGACGCAGCGAAACTGCTCCCGTGAATTCTGACGGTTCGTTTGCATTCTCGTCTATGCCTGTGGGTGAAATCTCGCTGGTGTATGTGGCGGATGAACAGCCTATGGCGCACTTCGATTTCATGACGGCCGCTGTTGGTGATACGCTTAAGATTCCGTCGCTTGAAAAGCGTGCGGAAAACAACGGGTTGCTCACGATTTCGGATTATCGCTACTATAGCGGGGTTACCTTTGCCGGTATTATGGTTGATGTCCCTGCGGGAATCACTGTTCCTGAACCGGTTGTCGTACCGGATGATTCGCTGGAAACGCCTCCCGTTGAAACGGATTCGACCGAGGTCGATACGACTGAAAATCTTGCCATTTCGATCAATCTTCACATGGACGGCGAAAATGACGGAACGGTTGTTTACAACAGCGATGGAACCCTTGCCGATCCGGACAGTGTTGAATACGTGGATGGTATTTCAGGAAAGGGAATTTCCCTGAAGGTTGGACAGTACATTGGTGTTGGCAATGTCGATCCGTGCGAGGGTGACTTTACCCTTTCGATATGGACCGTTTGGAAGGGCTTCCGTGTCGGTAGCATCTACCAGCTACTTTTTGCCCAGCGAATTGATTGGACTCAATCGGCCGCAAGGTTCCAGCTGCAGTATGACTTCTTGACGAGTTCCATTGTCGCCGTGAGCGACGGAATCACGTCTACGGGTTATGTTTCGCTTTCTAAGGGCAATACCGAAAGAGGCGGAGTGCTCCCGCCGAACGAATGGGCGAATATCGTCCTTGTTTACGAAAGTGGAAAGTTGTATCTATACGTGAATGGAGAACTGGCTAATGAGTCGGCAACCGGTGACAAGTTTACTCCCAAGGATTTTGCCGAACCCGTTCCCTTCTGCATTGGCGGAAGTGAAGTCGCCAATGACACTTGGAATGGAATCATCGACGAATTGACCATAGAGTCTACCGCCCGCAGTGCAAAATGGGTGAAGGCCCAGTACGATGCCATGAAAAGCGGTGAGTAG